One genomic window of Roseobacter ponti includes the following:
- a CDS encoding glutathione S-transferase family protein: MTTALILHYAPDNASLPVRLVLEELQLPFETRLVDRATEAQRTPAYLALNPAGLIPALETPDGVIFETAAILLWLADRSGQLAPMPDGQARGSFLKWLLFASNTLHAELRRLFYAGNYIGDDPDDQEHLRHHARRAVLSHLRLLEDARRPDTPLSVLDFYLAAMLRWCALYPRGTDHSWFDLKSFPQLHRMAAALELRDSAKAAQQAEGLGTTPFTAPHPPQPPEGTAI, from the coding sequence ATGACCACCGCGCTCATCCTGCATTATGCTCCTGACAATGCTTCCCTGCCCGTGCGGCTGGTGCTGGAGGAACTTCAGCTGCCGTTTGAAACAAGGCTTGTGGATCGCGCCACAGAAGCTCAGCGGACCCCGGCCTATCTGGCGCTGAACCCGGCGGGGCTCATTCCCGCGCTGGAAACACCTGACGGGGTGATCTTTGAAACCGCAGCGATCCTGTTGTGGCTGGCCGACCGCAGTGGCCAACTGGCGCCGATGCCCGACGGGCAGGCACGCGGTAGCTTTCTGAAGTGGTTGTTGTTTGCCTCGAACACACTGCATGCAGAGCTGCGGCGGCTCTTTTATGCCGGTAACTACATCGGCGATGACCCGGATGATCAGGAACACCTGAGGCATCACGCCCGCCGTGCGGTGCTGTCGCATCTGCGTCTGCTGGAGGATGCCCGCAGGCCGGACACACCGCTGAGCGTGCTCGATTTTTATCTGGCGGCAATGCTGCGCTGGTGCGCGCTGTATCCGCGAGGCACGGATCACAGCTGGTTTGATCTGAAAAGCTTTCCGCAGCTGCACCGGATGGCGGCGGCGCTCGAACTGCGCGACAGTGCGAAAGCCGCGCAACAGGCCGAAGGTCTGGGCACCACTCCGTTCACCGCGCCGCACCCGCCGCAGCCACCCGAAGGGACAGCGATCTGA
- a CDS encoding L-serine ammonia-lyase, whose translation MFLSVFDMFKVGIGPSSSHTMGPMVAAARFLEMMRASPFEFHGLRASLHGSLAFTGVGHATDRAVILGLAGFVPDTYDRAEADRVLAEIENTGTIRPDGLPELQFAPASDLIFDYDTQLTGHANGMILMATDAQGDVTLRETFYSVGGGFVLTEAELAAGKDTDEGAPVPFPFKSATEMLRMSSASGKSIAAMKRANEETRVGADGLRRGTKRLWEVMDDCIARGLTSDGILPGGLSVRRRASGIYDKLQSERGMNLTAPHTINDWMCVYAMAVNEENAAGGQVVTAPTNGAAGVLPATLKYYLEHVPGASEAHVEDFLLTAAAIGGLVKYNASISGAEAGCQAEVGSAAAMAAAGLCAVLGGTPGQVENAAEIALEHHLGMTCDPVKGLVQVPCIERNGLGAIKAVSAASLALRGDGTHLVPLDACIETMRQTGLDMSEKYKETSLGGLAVNIPNC comes from the coding sequence ATGTTTCTTTCCGTATTCGATATGTTCAAAGTGGGGATCGGCCCGTCTTCCTCACACACCATGGGGCCGATGGTCGCCGCTGCACGCTTTCTGGAGATGATGCGCGCGTCACCCTTTGAGTTTCACGGGCTGCGCGCCTCACTGCACGGCAGTCTCGCCTTTACCGGCGTGGGGCACGCAACCGACCGCGCCGTTATTCTGGGACTGGCGGGGTTTGTGCCCGACACATACGACCGCGCAGAAGCCGACAGGGTGCTGGCGGAAATTGAGAACACCGGCACCATCCGCCCCGACGGCCTGCCGGAGCTGCAGTTTGCGCCCGCAAGCGATCTGATTTTTGATTATGATACGCAGCTGACGGGCCATGCGAACGGGATGATCCTGATGGCGACGGATGCGCAGGGCGATGTGACCCTGCGCGAGACCTTCTATTCTGTCGGGGGCGGTTTTGTGCTGACCGAAGCGGAACTGGCCGCCGGCAAGGACACAGACGAGGGCGCACCGGTGCCTTTTCCGTTCAAATCCGCCACTGAAATGCTCCGGATGTCATCGGCCTCGGGCAAAAGCATCGCGGCAATGAAACGCGCCAATGAGGAAACCCGCGTTGGTGCCGACGGTTTGCGGCGCGGCACGAAACGGCTCTGGGAGGTGATGGACGACTGCATCGCACGTGGCCTGACCAGCGACGGCATCCTGCCCGGCGGGCTCAGCGTGCGACGCCGTGCGAGCGGTATTTATGACAAGCTGCAGAGCGAGCGCGGTATGAACCTGACCGCGCCTCACACGATCAACGACTGGATGTGCGTATATGCCATGGCCGTCAATGAGGAGAATGCCGCCGGCGGCCAGGTCGTGACAGCACCCACCAATGGTGCGGCCGGGGTACTGCCGGCGACGCTGAAGTACTACCTTGAGCATGTTCCGGGCGCTTCCGAGGCGCATGTCGAGGATTTTCTGCTCACAGCCGCAGCAATCGGCGGGCTGGTCAAATACAACGCCTCAATCTCCGGCGCCGAGGCCGGGTGCCAGGCCGAGGTCGGTTCGGCGGCGGCGATGGCGGCGGCAGGGCTCTGTGCGGTGCTGGGTGGCACGCCTGGCCAGGTGGAAAACGCCGCCGAGATCGCACTTGAGCATCACCTCGGCATGACCTGTGACCCGGTCAAAGGGCTGGTGCAGGTGCCCTGCATCGAGCGCAACGGTCTGGGTGCGATCAAGGCTGTTTCCGCCGCCTCTCTGGCCCTGCGCGGCGACGGCACCCATCTGGTGCCGCTGGATGCCTGTATCGAGACCATGCGGCAGACCGGGCTGGATATGTCCGAGAAGTACAAAGAGACTTCCCTGGGTGGGCTGGCCGTCAATATACCCAATTGCTGA